The nucleotide sequence TTGGCTGATATGTTATATTTATAGGAACGTATTGGTCTAGCAGCCAATAGCATCGTCGTTCATGTTTGATTGATGGTTGTCGGATAGAGAGCGACTTGTATGTTTACTAACCTGAAAGTTCACTTAGTTCAAGCTGCCTGTTAAAATTTAATAAGCCTTATATAATACGTATCCTTATTTGTCCCACACAACAGCAATGTCAACTTAAGATATAATtatcagacttttaaaaatacaataatgagCACAATATTTTGCTATATGTATGTTAACCATGTTTGCATATTCAGTGTTAAGTAGACGATCAAAACGTTTTGGAGCATGTGCACATTAATCCAACCAAAGTCACTGATTTGTTTGTCCAccccaattttttttctcccatcttCTACAGGTGATCTGTAGTAGTCATGGCCCGTACCAAGCAGACTGCCCGTAAGTCCACTGGAGGCAAAGCCCCACGTAAACAGCTGGCCACAAAGGCTGCCCGCAAGAGCGCCCCTTCCACTGGTGGTGTGAAGAAGCCCCATCGCTACAGGTGAGACCAGCAAAAACAGCTCCCAGACAAATGGTTTCACTCTGACCTTGGCCAaaagtatactgtatgtcaaatCATTAGCATTACAATATTGGCAACAATcagaaggggaaaaaactgaTAAATTGTTTCTATACATGAAAGGAGTGCGGAAAAAACTGTCATCAAACAAGCTGTAGGTACCCTGCTTTTTGTAGTGTGGTTTCAGGGCACTTTACGTAAGAAGAATTTTGTACAACCTGGTACTGTTTCCCCATATCCTCCCTACATGACAAAATGTTTCAATGTATTGTGAAGGCCTGGTACTGTGGCTCTGCGTGAGATCCGTCGTTATCAGAAGTCCACTGAGCTGCTGATCCGCAAGCTGCCCTTCCAGCGCCTGGTGAGAGAAATCGCCCAGGACTTCAAGACCGATCTGCGTTTCCAGAGTGCAGCCATTGGAGCTCTGCAGGTCAGTGTAAAGATGACACGCACACTATGGACTCATTGCTTACTAACTGATAATATTGTGAATCCCAAGCGCACTTTATATTGTACATGGTTACAATACTGTCAAAGCTGGGCAATTTTAAGAAAAGAATAAGAGCAGTACAATATACTGACTGAGTAAAAGAAAGTGTAATTACAATGTGAAACTATTAAAATCAATGTGCAGTATAATAATCAAGGTAAAAAGAAATTATGAAAGTAAATCAGTAACAACAATCAAGCTGACTGCATGTACACATCAAATATAACCACATGAACATTGGGAAATGTGCAAATTagcatatatacagtacagataGTGCAAAATGCATGGTGTATCCATATAAGCAGGTCTGCTGAAGGCTTTACTGTACATACACTGTACACAAAACTATGCAGATGCAGCTAGGACTTCACCTGAGTGTTACTTTAACTATCAGTGAATcttattttttagaaattaaGTTTTAAGAAAGTGTGAAAGTAAAGACATAATATGTTACTTAAGCCAAAAGTGACTGATCAATGAATCAGCTAATCATTTCAGATATGCTGACAAGTGTTGCTTGTTCTGTGTCCCTCATCTGCAGGAGGCCAGCGAGGCTTACCTGGTCGGTCTGTTTGAGGACACCAACCTGTGCGCCATCCACGCCAAACGTGTCACCATCATGCCCAAAGACATCCAGCTGGCACGTCGTATCCGTGGGGAGCGTGCTTAaacactctctcctcctcctcctcctgatccttttcacctcctcctgcccTTCCTTCACCAGTCTGTCTATCCATCCCTCTGCCCCTCACCCGCTCCCcgcctccctctctccctgtgttAGTAGTGTGTAGAGGAAAACTGATTATATTATGAATAAAGTGTATAGTCGTGTTTTTCTTAGTGCTCTTGGCAGCAGACTTCTAGGATACTCTCTTTCTGTGCATGTATCGACTCTTTGGTGATGAGATCTCCTCAAGTACACACATCTCCTGGTTCGCACTGTTTCTACTCAGACACGCAGGTGAGGGCGAGAGGATGATGCGTAGATATAACAAGGAAAATAGACTAGAACAATGCAGACTTGGAgggacagacaggaggagaggatgggTATTTGTCTGCTGGGGGACTCTTGTCTTCTCTACAGCAGGGTGCTACAAGAACTTACTTGTTCCTCTTCTCCTGCTTTCTATCCTCTACCAGCCTCCGCTGTCAAACATGCAGAGGTGACTGTTAGTCTCATCTCATTTGTAGGCCGGGGCTGGATTTTCTGTCCCTGAATGTGTCTGCGTGAGTGTTTGCTCTCATCACCACAGTAAATTGTATACAATCCATCAGCATCTTTGGAGAAGTTGATTTAAGATTACCATATTGATCATCGCTGTCATTCatcatgttagtttttttttcttccaaataagACTTACACATGGGATTTCTTTTTCACTGCAATCTATTTGTGGATGAGATGGAGATGGGGGGATGAATCAgattaaaacagaacaaaaacaaacaaaaaaaacagatttgaacTATTTTTTCTACTGAAATGTGGAGCTACTGAATCGTTCTGGCACCAAAGTTTAAATCCTCTTGTAGATGCTCTTTTCCTGACTGACAGAAGAGTTTCACCTCacctgtttttgtggtgttccAATTGGTTTTATCTAATTATTTTAGCCAAAGCTCGAGCGCTCAAGTATGGTGTCAGAGATACTTTTTTAACCGTGGCTCATTTTCTAATAAAGGACCTTTTTATAACAAAGGTTCATTAAGGTTTGTAATGTTCTCCAAAACCAAAAGATCtcaagattttttaaaacaaagcaactgattaaaatgtgaaaatgtatcgTAAATCAGTGTTACATGACAAATAATAATGGTCATGTTTTCTGTAAACGTCCCCCCTTTGCCTCTATTTTTTCCTCCAGATCAGTTTGATCATCTGTGTACTGTTTCTCAGGTTGGCTCGTCACccttttaacttaatttttatttttttgctcaatttgattttcttttttgaaatgTTGAGGATGATGTTTCAATTAAACAATGTTTGTAATTTCCAGATTTGTCATATAAGGTGGTAATAAATGGATGTTACACACACTCCCTTGTCTCAGTGGTCGATACACTTGCTTTATAATTTCTTactaaaaaaagatgtttttttttattatagtaatCTATTTGTTAGATAAAAGCTTAAGCATGGTAATTGTTTTGATTGAGTTGGCTTTGAGGAAGACGATAATTTAGTAACAAACAGCATATTGACCCACACTggacatatgtatatattatatgtagtataacaaacacaaacattagagattcaaatatatatagaaGTCATTGCTGTGACAGCAACAACCCAGGAAATGCAAAATCAGTGCTGTAAGATCAGTTTATTGCCCctagttattttttattgtgagGCTGAAGCAATAAACGTCACTATTTCCTGCTTTGGAAGAAATGGTACATGCCTCAACATGTTCACACATCAGGAAAAACCACTCTCGGATCACAAAAAGACATGTTTTCTTCTTAGGTTCTTTGACTGTCATATAACATGACCCATACGTATAGatggaaaacaaaagagaaaaaaaagctaagtATATATTCTTTGGcctgtaaataaatgatttggCACCTACAGTGAGCCCTCTCATGCTGCTGGCAGTTGtaacactagatggcagtagAGCACCTTGTTTGTGTTGGTAAAATCAACTCTGGAGTGTAcctgctggctgctgctgatgttacagtgtgtttaaagCTTGGAGTGAAGCAGGACAGCACTTATGTGCattagatgaaataaataatatatactgATTACATAATATATGTAATCAGTCCTATaatgtatgtgtaaaatatgcacattttgaCCTAACTTTTCACCTTAGACAgcgaaacacacaaacatgcacatgtatTATTCACATATCTCTGACCTTAGtctttaaatgacttaaaatagAAATTCTAAAAGGGATCTTGGCctttgcacatttttgtttgatgttaaaATATTACCTAGAAGTGACTTCTATGAATTCCCTGTTT is from Scomber scombrus chromosome 5, fScoSco1.1, whole genome shotgun sequence and encodes:
- the LOC133980332 gene encoding histone H3.3A, whose translation is MARTKQTARKSTGGKAPRKQLATKAARKSAPSTGGVKKPHRYRPGTVALREIRRYQKSTELLIRKLPFQRLVREIAQDFKTDLRFQSAAIGALQEASEAYLVGLFEDTNLCAIHAKRVTIMPKDIQLARRIRGERA